A stretch of the Candidatus Omnitrophota bacterium genome encodes the following:
- the fusA gene encoding elongation factor G, with amino-acid sequence MVDLKNKRTLIFLGHSGSGKTSCIDSMLFKAGINSRHGSVDQGTSMCDYNNDEIQRKTTMRSKVFFIQRGTGLSYIIDTPGYADFSGSLLTSLRVVDSGVCVVCAVNGVETGTERCWDMLKEKNLPRVLFINKLDKENSDFDKALSSIREAFGNACIALQFPVGKEASFSRVISLFDKAEIEKLQGPEKESAMKYRESLFESVAETDDMLLEKYISGEMPTDDEIRQALKKAVCQGKLFPVLCGCALKDIGIPELIDCIEDLLPSPLDAGPVFAGQETMPEAVKVVPDAQGDFSAFVFRSLIDPFIGQLTVFRVFSGTLKSDTSFYNVTKSVKERIGQIFMLQGKEQKVVSEVSCGDIAAVAKLKETGLGDTIASEGVKFKFEPVILPEPAISLSVKPVSRHDEEKIMTALSKLNSEDPTFKFSRDQQTKELIVSGLGDMHLTAMVGKLKNDFKVDVELGVPKVAYKETVKKKVQIQGKYKKQSGGRGQYGDVWLEIEPLPRGGNFEFLNKVVGGVVPRQYIPAVEKGVIQAMEEGAIAGYPLVDIRVTIYDGSYHSVDSSEMAFKIAGSMALKKGVHEANPVLLEPIMNVSITAPGDAMGSVTGDINSKRGRIIGVEAKGHNEIVMAKIPLSEMLKYATELRSLTAGRGSYHMEFSHYDETPAKIAQGIIAKYQQAKQNEKEE; translated from the coding sequence ATGGTTGACTTGAAAAATAAAAGGACACTTATATTTTTAGGCCATTCAGGTTCAGGCAAGACATCGTGTATTGACAGCATGCTTTTCAAGGCAGGTATTAATTCGCGTCATGGCAGTGTTGATCAGGGGACCAGCATGTGCGATTATAATAACGATGAGATACAGCGTAAGACCACTATGCGGTCAAAAGTTTTTTTTATCCAGCGCGGCACAGGGCTTTCTTATATTATTGATACCCCTGGTTACGCGGATTTTTCAGGCTCTCTTTTAACTTCCTTAAGAGTGGTTGATTCAGGGGTTTGTGTTGTCTGCGCTGTAAACGGTGTTGAAACCGGTACCGAAAGATGCTGGGATATGCTCAAGGAAAAGAACCTGCCCCGCGTATTGTTTATAAATAAATTGGACAAAGAAAATTCGGATTTTGACAAAGCGCTATCTTCAATACGCGAGGCATTTGGTAATGCTTGCATTGCTTTGCAGTTTCCTGTAGGTAAAGAGGCCTCTTTTAGCAGGGTTATATCGCTTTTTGACAAGGCGGAGATTGAAAAATTGCAAGGCCCTGAAAAGGAATCAGCCATGAAATACCGCGAAAGCTTGTTTGAATCTGTTGCCGAGACTGATGACATGCTCCTTGAAAAATACATTTCCGGAGAAATGCCCACCGACGATGAGATACGGCAGGCGCTTAAAAAGGCTGTATGCCAGGGCAAACTGTTTCCCGTGCTTTGCGGATGCGCATTAAAGGATATAGGCATACCCGAGTTGATAGACTGTATTGAAGACCTGTTACCCAGCCCCCTGGATGCCGGGCCTGTATTTGCCGGCCAGGAAACTATGCCAGAAGCTGTTAAAGTAGTTCCTGATGCGCAGGGTGATTTTTCCGCTTTTGTATTCAGGTCGTTGATAGACCCTTTTATAGGCCAGCTTACCGTATTCCGGGTTTTTTCCGGGACATTGAAAAGCGATACGTCATTTTATAATGTTACCAAGTCCGTGAAAGAAAGGATTGGCCAGATTTTTATGCTCCAGGGCAAAGAACAAAAGGTTGTTTCAGAGGTTTCTTGCGGGGACATAGCGGCTGTAGCCAAATTAAAAGAAACAGGCCTTGGCGATACAATAGCCTCGGAGGGAGTAAAATTTAAGTTTGAGCCTGTCATACTGCCCGAGCCTGCCATATCCTTGTCTGTAAAACCGGTATCCAGGCATGACGAGGAAAAGATAATGACGGCCCTTTCTAAATTAAACAGCGAAGACCCCACGTTCAAGTTTTCCAGAGACCAGCAGACGAAAGAGCTGATTGTTTCAGGCCTTGGCGACATGCACCTGACGGCCATGGTTGGAAAACTTAAAAATGATTTTAAGGTTGACGTGGAACTTGGCGTGCCCAAGGTCGCGTATAAAGAGACCGTAAAGAAAAAGGTGCAGATCCAAGGCAAATACAAGAAGCAGTCCGGGGGCCGTGGACAATATGGAGACGTATGGCTTGAGATAGAGCCTCTTCCCAGAGGCGGAAATTTTGAATTTTTAAATAAAGTAGTAGGGGGCGTGGTCCCAAGGCAATATATACCGGCAGTTGAAAAAGGCGTTATTCAGGCCATGGAAGAGGGCGCGATAGCAGGGTACCCGCTTGTTGACATAAGGGTTACGATTTATGATGGTTCTTATCACAGCGTTGATTCTTCTGAAATGGCGTTCAAGATAGCCGGAAGTATGGCGCTGAAAAAGGGTGTCCATGAGGCTAACCCGGTTTTGTTGGAGCCGATTATGAATGTGTCAATAACGGCGCCCGGAGATGCCATGGGCTCGGTTACGGGCGATATTAATTCAAAGCGCGGCAGGATAATAGGCGTGGAGGCCAAAGGGCATAACGAAATAGTTATGGCGAAAATACCCTTGTCGGAGATGCTGAAATACGCGACAGAATTACGCTCTTTAACGGCAGGCAGAGGTTCTTATCATATGGAATTTTCGCATTATGATGAAACTCCGGCAAAGATAGCCCAGGGTATTATCGCTAAATATCAACAGGCAAAGCAGAACGAGAAAGAGGAATGA
- a CDS encoding SpoIID/LytB domain-containing protein produces MPDRISVCVLNDVDRIELSVRGGYKIMEISSGKIIDKAGTFFNKIITPVAGGIKFGDRIFSAKAICLVPQKQPAIYLNRRLYKGNLKIIRADARRLMAINEVGLEDYIKGVLYHEVSHRWPMEAIKAQAVVSRTYALYQIEENRHRHYHLHSDISSQVYNGVYAQRYRTNKAVDETKGMVLMWKNRPLAAFFHATCGGHTEKASRLWQMDEAPLAGVECGYCKNSPYYSWLYETDIQAFEEILKAKGYKVNGIRRVSTAGKDNNGRVGSIVIEANDITTTVTAKDLRSLIGPALIKSTNFNIFIDGDKLRVKGKGWGHGVGMCQWGAFSMAKKKKPFRDILSYYYPGAKIEALE; encoded by the coding sequence ATGCCTGATAGGATATCGGTCTGTGTGCTTAACGATGTTGACAGAATAGAGTTATCTGTAAGGGGCGGTTATAAGATCATGGAAATCTCCAGCGGAAAGATAATTGACAAGGCAGGCACATTTTTCAATAAAATTATAACGCCCGTTGCCGGCGGTATAAAATTCGGCGATAGAATTTTCAGCGCCAAGGCAATATGCCTTGTGCCTCAAAAACAACCCGCTATTTATCTGAACAGGCGTCTTTATAAAGGGAATCTTAAGATAATAAGGGCAGATGCCCGCCGGCTTATGGCGATAAACGAGGTTGGCCTGGAGGATTATATTAAAGGTGTTTTATATCATGAAGTATCGCATCGCTGGCCCATGGAGGCTATTAAGGCCCAGGCGGTTGTTTCAAGAACATACGCGTTGTATCAGATAGAGGAGAACCGACACAGGCACTATCACCTGCATTCTGATATAAGTTCGCAGGTGTATAACGGTGTTTATGCCCAGCGCTATAGGACAAATAAGGCTGTTGATGAAACAAAAGGCATGGTTTTGATGTGGAAGAATAGGCCTTTGGCCGCATTTTTTCATGCCACATGCGGCGGGCATACCGAAAAGGCATCCAGGCTGTGGCAAATGGACGAAGCTCCACTGGCAGGGGTTGAGTGCGGGTATTGTAAAAACTCTCCGTATTATTCATGGCTTTATGAAACGGATATTCAGGCGTTTGAAGAGATTTTGAAAGCCAAAGGATACAAGGTAAACGGCATAAGGCGCGTGTCAACCGCGGGAAAAGACAATAACGGCAGGGTGGGCAGTATTGTAATTGAGGCAAACGATATTACTACAACTGTTACGGCAAAAGACTTGCGAAGCTTAATAGGCCCGGCGCTTATTAAGAGCACGAATTTTAATATTTTTATTGACGGGGACAAACTGCGCGTAAAAGGAAAAGGCTGGGGGCATGGAGTCGGTATGTGCCAGTGGGGCGCTTTTTCCATGGCAAAAAAGAAGAAGCCTTTTCGCGATATATTGTCTTATTATTATCCCGGCGCTAAAATAGAGGCCCTTGAATAG
- a CDS encoding helix-hairpin-helix domain-containing protein, whose protein sequence is MISAIKGKLARKDQGSILVDAGALTYEVLVPLTVAQELKDVPIGGEVHLVTFHYYMGEPSKSYPVLIGFMNDIEREFFEKFITVSGVGPKAAVRAINKPISEIAKAIDRSDLAYLKSLPGIGEQRAKEIIAKLQNKIGKFALIKDVSGAGEGICTKQDITAEAVQVLMQLQYKRHQAQEMVEQAVKRNPKASTSEEILNEVYRQRGQ, encoded by the coding sequence ATGATATCAGCTATAAAAGGAAAACTCGCGCGAAAAGACCAGGGTAGTATCTTGGTTGACGCAGGGGCCCTTACCTATGAAGTGCTTGTGCCGCTTACTGTTGCCCAGGAGTTAAAGGACGTGCCTATCGGCGGCGAAGTGCATCTCGTGACATTCCATTATTATATGGGTGAGCCCTCAAAGAGTTACCCTGTTCTTATAGGTTTTATGAATGATATAGAAAGAGAGTTTTTTGAAAAGTTTATTACTGTATCAGGCGTCGGGCCCAAAGCCGCTGTCAGGGCTATCAATAAGCCGATATCCGAGATAGCCAAGGCTATTGACAGGTCGGATTTGGCATATCTGAAGTCTCTGCCGGGTATCGGCGAGCAAAGGGCAAAGGAGATTATAGCCAAACTTCAGAACAAGATAGGTAAATTTGCTCTTATCAAAGACGTCTCCGGCGCGGGAGAAGGCATTTGCACAAAACAGGATATAACCGCCGAGGCGGTGCAGGTATTGATGCAATTACAGTATAAAAGGCATCAGGCACAAGAGATGGTGGAGCAGGCGGTTAAGAGAAATCCCAAAGCATCTACGAGCGAAGAGATTTTAAACGAAGTTTACAGGCAGAGAGGGCAGTGA
- the yajC gene encoding preprotein translocase subunit YajC: MFIQTAYAMGQSQQTAGADAPNPLISLMPLILMFVVFYFLLIRPQQKKQKEHLQMLDSIKKNDEVITTGGIHGTVINIKEKTYSIRVDDNVKLEVSKSAVSTVKKKVSVE; this comes from the coding sequence ATGTTTATTCAGACAGCATATGCTATGGGCCAGTCGCAGCAGACTGCCGGGGCAGACGCCCCAAATCCGTTAATAAGCCTTATGCCGCTTATCCTTATGTTTGTGGTATTTTATTTTTTGCTTATTAGGCCGCAGCAGAAGAAACAAAAAGAACATCTGCAGATGCTTGATTCCATTAAAAAAAATGACGAGGTAATTACCACCGGAGGCATACACGGGACCGTGATTAATATTAAGGAAAAAACATATTCAATCAGGGTTGACGATAATGTGAAACTTGAGGTATCAAAGTCCGCGGTCTCAACTGTCAAGAAAAAAGTCAGCGTGGAATAA
- the ruvB gene encoding Holliday junction branch migration DNA helicase RuvB — protein sequence MSEGIEEKDFQVRQKLIVPGDTEEDRVLNMSLRPEMIRDFIGQKDIIDNLLITIEAARRRNEPAEHILFSGPPGLGKTTLAHIVAHEMGVKITATSGPAIERAGDFIGILTNLGSGDILFIDEIHRLSKIVEEFLYPAMENFQIDFVIDKGPYAKTIKFNLKPFTIIGATTRSGLLTAPLRGRFGVFHHLEFYTPEDLLKIVQRSAGILNVDIEPSAALEIARRSRGTPRVANRLLRRVRDYAQVKEDGGIKESTVEKALTAQGIDSEGLDNVDRKVLRVIIDHFKGGPVGIESLAATLNEEPDTIVDVVEPFLLKAGFLKRTPRGRQATEAAYRHLNLKQASGESKGLF from the coding sequence ATGTCTGAAGGTATTGAGGAAAAGGATTTTCAAGTCCGGCAGAAGCTGATCGTCCCCGGCGACACGGAAGAAGACAGAGTATTGAATATGTCGCTTCGGCCGGAGATGATCAGGGATTTTATAGGCCAGAAGGACATTATTGATAATCTGCTAATAACAATAGAAGCCGCCAGGCGGCGCAATGAACCCGCCGAACATATATTGTTTTCCGGCCCGCCGGGCCTGGGCAAGACCACACTGGCCCATATAGTAGCGCATGAGATGGGTGTAAAAATAACCGCGACATCGGGCCCCGCGATAGAAAGGGCGGGAGATTTCATAGGGATACTGACAAACCTCGGTTCCGGAGACATACTTTTTATTGACGAGATACACAGGCTTTCTAAAATAGTTGAGGAGTTTTTGTATCCTGCCATGGAAAATTTTCAGATAGATTTTGTTATTGATAAAGGCCCATACGCGAAAACCATAAAATTCAATCTGAAGCCTTTTACTATTATCGGCGCTACCACGCGTTCGGGGCTTCTTACCGCGCCTCTGCGCGGCAGATTCGGAGTTTTTCATCACCTGGAATTTTACACGCCGGAAGACCTGTTGAAGATTGTCCAAAGGTCGGCGGGCATATTGAATGTAGATATTGAACCGTCCGCGGCGCTTGAAATAGCAAGGCGTTCACGCGGGACACCCCGCGTTGCCAATAGGCTCCTTCGCAGGGTAAGAGATTATGCCCAGGTAAAGGAAGACGGCGGTATAAAAGAGTCAACGGTTGAGAAGGCATTAACGGCGCAGGGCATTGATTCAGAAGGCCTTGACAATGTAGACCGCAAGGTCTTGCGGGTTATAATAGACCATTTCAAGGGAGGCCCTGTTGGTATTGAATCACTGGCAGCCACCCTTAACGAAGAGCCCGATACTATCGTTGATGTTGTAGAGCCTTTTCTGCTAAAGGCGGGTTTTTTAAAACGCACGCCAAGAGGCAGGCAGGCAACCGAAGCCGCTTACAGGCATTTAAATTTGAAACAGGCCTCGGGAGAAAGCAAAGGCCTTTTTTGA
- the tgt gene encoding tRNA guanosine(34) transglycosylase Tgt translates to MYSLIKKDNKTKARLGVFLTPHGSIDTPNFMPVGTIGAVKTLSPYEVKDAGTQIMLSNAYHLFLRPGPDTIKSAGGLHRWINWPGPILTDSGGFQIFSLARLCRIEDDGVEFRSHIDGASFFMTPESVVDFQLLLGSDIMMVLDECLPYPCPREKVMRSMELTAGWAKRSMSNFTAQKPSSGNFPTPGSLLFGIIQGGMYPDLRRQAAEQIAGMGFDGYALGGLSVGEPKELMYDVLDKTAVLMPDDKIRYLMGVGAVEDMFEAVSLGIDIFDCVVPTRNARNGLAFTCAGKIHIRNAGYKNDHSPVDPYCKCDCCRHYTRSYIHHLFNINEILGLKLLSLHNVAFYATLMKNIRESIQEDRFCEFKKEFLHLYIR, encoded by the coding sequence ATGTATTCCTTAATAAAAAAAGACAATAAAACTAAGGCGCGCTTGGGCGTATTTCTAACGCCCCATGGCAGTATAGATACGCCGAATTTTATGCCCGTAGGGACTATAGGGGCTGTAAAAACCTTATCACCATATGAGGTAAAAGATGCGGGCACGCAGATAATGCTCTCAAATGCCTACCATCTTTTTTTAAGGCCCGGCCCTGACACGATCAAAAGCGCGGGTGGCCTACACAGATGGATCAACTGGCCCGGGCCGATACTTACCGATAGCGGCGGTTTTCAGATATTCTCTTTGGCCCGTTTATGCAGGATAGAAGATGACGGAGTTGAATTCAGGTCGCATATTGACGGCGCGAGTTTTTTTATGACGCCTGAATCCGTAGTGGATTTCCAGTTATTGCTGGGTAGTGATATTATGATGGTCCTTGACGAGTGCCTGCCGTATCCTTGTCCGCGCGAGAAAGTCATGCGTTCTATGGAGTTGACTGCCGGCTGGGCCAAACGAAGTATGAGTAATTTTACCGCGCAAAAGCCCAGTAGCGGTAATTTCCCCACCCCGGGATCATTACTGTTCGGTATTATACAAGGCGGCATGTATCCGGATTTACGCAGGCAGGCGGCGGAGCAAATCGCCGGCATGGGTTTTGACGGTTATGCCTTAGGCGGTTTGAGCGTCGGTGAACCGAAAGAATTAATGTATGATGTCCTTGATAAGACAGCAGTCCTTATGCCTGACGATAAGATAAGGTATCTTATGGGTGTCGGCGCCGTTGAAGACATGTTTGAGGCTGTTTCTTTGGGTATTGACATATTTGATTGCGTGGTTCCTACCAGAAATGCCAGGAACGGCCTTGCTTTTACCTGTGCCGGCAAGATTCATATAAGGAATGCCGGGTATAAAAATGATCATAGCCCTGTTGATCCTTACTGCAAGTGCGATTGCTGCCGGCATTATACGCGTTCATATATACACCATCTTTTTAATATAAATGAAATACTTGGGCTTAAACTATTATCGTTGCATAATGTGGCTTTCTATGCTACACTAATGAAAAATATCCGGGAATCCATACAAGAGGACAGGTTTTGTGAATTTAAAAAAGAATTCCTGCACTTGTATATAAGGTGA
- a CDS encoding epoxyqueuosine reductase QueH, giving the protein MKILLHICCAPCAVYSVMKLKEKYGQVKCFFYNPNIHPVSEYHMRRSSCLDLARHMGIDIVFHKDYMFEDFFRKTALHEKDSRCGLCWSLRIGETAEYAAKNAFDGFTSTLFISPYQDHEMMKQIAEDAQKRYSVPFIYEDFRPGFRKSHSMSRDMGLYHQKYCGCIYSERERFMKTCSR; this is encoded by the coding sequence ATGAAAATATTATTGCATATCTGCTGCGCGCCTTGCGCGGTTTATAGCGTGATGAAGTTAAAAGAAAAATACGGCCAGGTGAAATGCTTCTTCTATAACCCCAACATACACCCCGTGTCCGAGTACCATATGAGAAGGTCATCATGCCTTGATCTGGCGCGCCATATGGGCATTGATATAGTTTTTCATAAGGATTATATGTTTGAGGATTTTTTTAGAAAAACCGCCTTGCATGAAAAAGACTCAAGGTGCGGTCTCTGCTGGTCATTGCGTATTGGAGAGACTGCCGAATACGCCGCGAAAAATGCCTTTGACGGTTTTACCAGCACGCTTTTTATAAGCCCGTATCAGGATCATGAGATGATGAAGCAGATTGCCGAAGACGCGCAGAAGCGGTATTCTGTTCCGTTTATCTATGAGGATTTCAGGCCCGGTTTCCGTAAATCCCACAGCATGTCGCGGGATATGGGCCTGTATCATCAAAAATATTGCGGCTGTATTTACAGTGAAAGGGAACGGTTTATGAAAACATGTTCCCGATAG
- a CDS encoding YebC/PmpR family DNA-binding transcriptional regulator — MSGHNKWASIKHKKAATDAKRGKAFSRISKELTVAAKSGGGDPSANPRLRVAIGKAKAVNMPADNIDRAIKKGTGELPGVVYEEIAYEGYGPSGVAIIVEALTDNKNRTGAEIRNIFSKKGGNMAGQGSVSWMFSKKGFIMVKVSDADENTLMSIVLNAGADDMKTEEDMHEVTTPPADLEKVKEAIEKSNIKIESAELTMIPSSTIRLEGPAAKQVLSLVELLEDNDDVQNVYANFDIPDDLLEG, encoded by the coding sequence ATGTCAGGACACAACAAGTGGGCAAGTATAAAACATAAAAAAGCCGCGACAGACGCCAAAAGGGGCAAGGCATTTTCCAGGATCTCTAAAGAACTGACTGTAGCGGCGAAATCGGGCGGCGGCGACCCATCCGCTAATCCGCGGTTGCGTGTGGCAATAGGCAAGGCGAAGGCTGTTAATATGCCCGCGGATAATATTGACAGGGCCATTAAAAAAGGCACGGGCGAACTTCCGGGCGTGGTGTATGAAGAGATAGCATACGAAGGCTATGGCCCGTCGGGAGTGGCTATTATCGTAGAAGCCCTGACAGACAATAAGAACAGGACAGGCGCCGAGATTAGGAATATATTTTCCAAAAAAGGCGGCAATATGGCCGGACAAGGCAGTGTGAGCTGGATGTTCAGCAAAAAAGGGTTTATAATGGTAAAGGTATCTGATGCCGATGAAAATACCCTTATGTCTATTGTTCTCAATGCCGGCGCCGATGATATGAAAACAGAAGAAGATATGCATGAGGTCACGACCCCGCCTGCTGATTTAGAAAAAGTAAAAGAGGCGATAGAAAAATCCAATATAAAAATAGAATCTGCCGAATTGACTATGATACCGTCAAGCACTATAAGGCTTGAAGGCCCTGCTGCCAAACAGGTTTTGTCTCTTGTGGAACTGCTTGAGGACAATGACGACGTTCAAAATGTTTACGCTAATTTTGATATACCCGACGATCTTTTAGAAGGGTGA
- the queA gene encoding tRNA preQ1(34) S-adenosylmethionine ribosyltransferase-isomerase QueA: MRLSDFEYNLPPGLIAQYPCQKRDESRLLLLHKDTGAIEHLLFRDIVRFFKKGDILALNDTKVYKARVIGRRRGHTGKIEFLVAGRLEGGLYNVLARPSRKLSKGTRIVFDKTDISAEVIGRSAGYIQMRFEPEEGIYSALDKIGSMPLPPYIKRNAELIDESRYQTVYAKKPGAIAAPTAGLHFTNELIDCIRQSGVNIAYLTLHVGYGTFRPVTEEDITRHHMHHEYYEISEETARMINNAKVCRGRVIAAGTTACRALESACAGRKAGQSASGFSLPASSGSTDIFIYPGYGFKAIDMLLTNFHLPRTTLLMLVCAFAGREMIMKAYNEAIKLGYRFFSYGDAMLIV, from the coding sequence GTGAGACTTTCAGATTTTGAGTATAATCTGCCGCCAGGCCTGATAGCGCAATACCCGTGCCAAAAACGCGATGAATCCAGATTACTGCTGCTGCATAAAGACACAGGCGCTATTGAACATCTGTTATTCAGGGACATCGTTCGTTTTTTTAAGAAGGGAGACATCCTCGCTCTTAACGATACCAAGGTCTACAAAGCGCGCGTTATAGGCAGGCGCCGGGGACATACCGGAAAGATAGAGTTTCTTGTGGCAGGCAGGCTGGAAGGCGGTTTATATAATGTGCTGGCAAGGCCGTCAAGGAAACTTTCTAAGGGAACGAGGATTGTTTTTGATAAAACAGATATCAGCGCCGAAGTGATTGGAAGAAGCGCAGGTTATATACAAATGCGTTTTGAGCCGGAAGAGGGTATTTATAGCGCGCTTGATAAAATAGGCAGTATGCCGCTTCCGCCTTATATAAAAAGAAACGCCGAATTAATTGATGAGTCCAGATACCAGACTGTGTACGCCAAAAAACCCGGAGCCATAGCGGCCCCTACGGCAGGGCTTCATTTCACTAATGAGCTTATAGATTGCATCAGGCAGTCCGGAGTAAACATAGCGTATCTTACTCTTCACGTAGGTTACGGCACATTCAGGCCGGTTACCGAGGAAGATATAACGAGGCATCATATGCACCATGAATATTACGAAATAAGCGAAGAGACTGCCCGTATGATAAATAATGCCAAGGTCTGCCGCGGCAGAGTGATAGCCGCAGGAACAACTGCCTGCCGGGCTTTGGAATCGGCATGTGCCGGGCGGAAAGCCGGACAAAGCGCTTCGGGATTTTCTTTGCCGGCAAGCAGTGGCTCTACGGACATTTTTATATACCCGGGGTATGGATTTAAAGCTATTGATATGCTTTTGACCAATTTTCACCTGCCCAGGACAACGCTTCTAATGCTTGTATGCGCTTTTGCCGGCAGGGAAATGATTATGAAGGCGTATAATGAGGCAATAAAGCTTGGATATCGTTTTTTTAGTTATGGCGATGCCATGCTTATTGTGTGA
- the ruvC gene encoding crossover junction endodeoxyribonuclease RuvC gives MKVLGIDPGLDKTGYGLIENNNGNISVIEAGIIRTLYKDGLPARLEAIYLQIQDIARNYHPDICVVEQLYSHYKHRMTAVLMGHARGIILCCCRQNGIAIKEYPAKTPKRVITGNGNASKLQVQRVVNKLLNIKDAARPFDVSDALALCLTYVHHLQACNPVSMPFLRAESRGNPNRMPDLAIPAEACLLKQTGRSFIRT, from the coding sequence ATGAAGGTATTAGGCATTGACCCGGGCCTGGATAAGACAGGCTATGGGTTGATAGAGAATAATAACGGAAATATTTCCGTTATTGAGGCAGGCATTATCAGGACCCTCTATAAAGACGGCCTTCCGGCCAGGCTTGAGGCCATATATCTTCAAATACAGGACATAGCCCGCAACTATCATCCGGATATATGTGTCGTGGAACAGCTCTATTCTCATTATAAGCATCGCATGACGGCTGTATTAATGGGCCATGCCAGAGGGATTATATTATGCTGCTGCCGTCAGAATGGTATTGCCATAAAAGAATACCCTGCCAAGACCCCGAAACGCGTCATTACGGGAAACGGAAACGCGTCAAAACTTCAGGTCCAGCGCGTTGTAAATAAACTGCTTAATATTAAAGATGCGGCGCGCCCTTTTGATGTAAGCGACGCATTGGCCCTTTGTCTGACGTATGTGCATCATCTCCAAGCCTGTAATCCCGTGTCTATGCCTTTTTTACGCGCTGAAAGCAGAGGTAATCCGAACCGCATGCCGGATTTGGCAATACCTGCCGAAGCATGTTTACTTAAACAAACCGGACGGAGTTTTATCAGGACATGA